Genomic window (Jeotgalibaca ciconiae):
TGTAGTGAACTTCTTTAAAGGAGATTTAGGTCAACCCGTGGGAGGATTCCCAGAAAAATTACAAAAAATCATCTTAAAAGAGATTGAACCTTCTGCTGAACGACCTGGCAGTCTACGTGAACCGATTGATTTTGATGATTTAAAACAAGAATTAGCTGAAAAAATCTCTTGGGAACCGTCAATTGAAGATGTATTAAGTTATTTAATGTATCCAGAAGTGTTCCTAGGCTACGCACAAACACATGAGGCTTATGGAGATATCACGAAGCTTGATACACCTACTTTTTTCCATGGTATGCGTACAGGAGAACAGATTGAAGTAACCATCGAAAAAGGAAAAACTCTAATTATTAAGTTAAACCAAGTTGGTGAACCTAATTCAGAAGGTAACCGGGTTGTTTACTTTGAATTGAATGGGCAAGGCCGTGAAGTTATCGTGAAAGATGCAAGTATTACAAGCACAAAAGCAATTCGTAAGAAAGCAGAACCTACGAATAAACAACACGTTGGCGCTACAATGCCTGGTTCCGTTCTTGAATTTTTGGTAGAAAAAGGAGACCGCGTTCGTCAAGGGGATCCATTGATCATCACAGAAGCAATGAAGATGGAGACAACCATTCGTTCTACCATCAATGGAGTTGTTGATCAGATTTATGTAATTGAAGGAGACCAAATTGATGCCGGAGATTTACTAATCGAGATGGCAACAAAATAAATAGAACTGGGCCGCTTCTTTATTTCATGAAGCAGCCCAGTTTTTCTAGAAGGAGTATCTTTTTTGAATTTACGATCCTATAAACACAAAACACAATATTACGAAACAGACCAAATGAAAATCATTCATCATTCAAACTACATTCGCTGGTTCGAAGAAGCTCGTAGTGATTTTATGGAACAAATTGGAATGAGTTATGCCAAAATGGAAGAAAAAGGATTCATCGTTCCAGTTCTCTCTGTGTCAGCGGAATATAAATCCATGGTACGCTTTGGTGACACAGTCATCATCGATACAAAAGTGGTCACTTATAATGGAGTCAAGTTAGCTTTGGAGTATACAATTCGAGATGAAGAGACAAATGAATTAAAAACCACCGGAAATAGTTTGCATTGTTTCTTAAATGGAGACGGCAGGCCCGTTTCCCTCAAAAGAACTGCTCCAGAAATTCACCAATTATTTTTCGATTCGATGGATGGTTGATTTAGAGCGGATCCTTCAGCATGATTTTTTCGCTGAACATCCCCTGCTCACACATAACTTAATATACAGAAAGAACCCTTTCAAAGAATATTTATCTTTGAGAGGGTTCTACTTTATTTGCTTCTAGAACATCAATAAAATGATCCGTTAAATTTGCGGTAAATCCCCAAAGTGAATGGCCGTTTAATTGATAGAAGGGGATGCGATGTTTTCCAGCGCGGAATTTATAATCCTTCCCATTTGGAATACGATCAAACGGAAAATCTTCCTCATGTTTCAGATAATATTCAGAAGTATAATAGGTGGGGCGATTCTCAATGAAATAACGTAAAGGAACAGTAAACAGACTTGCGACTTCTTCGTTAAAATAAATTTCTTCAAAGGGTATACTGAGTTGCCCAACAAAACAATGAATAATCGTGTATTCATTCGCAATAAAATCAATTTCTCCGAGAATATTTATATGTTCCCTAGTAATATTTAATTCTTCCATTGTCTCTCGGACCGCTGCTTCTTCAAATGTTTCACCTGCTTCGACTGCTCCACCAGGAAATGCTGTTTCACCAGGCTGTGAAATGTGGTTACTTCTAACTTCATACAGAATGTGCCATTCTCCGTTACGATGAATCAGTGGTAACATAACTGAAAAAAGTCGTTGCTTTCCTAAAGGTTTACTTTGATAATTGTTTAGTATCTCTTCAATTCGATCTAACATTCCTGCGCCTCCCCTCCTTGTTTCTATCAGTATAACAAAAAAGCAGGAATATTTCTAATTCGAAATACTCTGCTTTATTTTTTTATCTTCTTTTTAATGGTTTTACTGCTGGTCCTTCTAAAACCTTACCTTCCTTATCAAATCGAGAACCATGACAAGGACAATCCCAAGTTTTTTCTGCGTCATTCCAATTCACTGTACAGCCCATATGGGTACAAGTTGGATTTATTTCATACAACTTTCCTTCTAAATCTTTATAGATTCCTCTTCGTTCTCCCTGAATAGTCACTAAAGCTCCTTCGCCTAAAGCAATGTCCGAATACCCCTTCGTATCGGGAGCTATCTTACCACTCACAATTTCTTTTCCAACTAAACTATTTTCTTTTATTAGGTTCATCACTGTATGAGGATTTAAATGAGAACGGGTCGGGTCAAAAAGTTTTTTATATGGACTATTTTCCTTATCTATGATCTGCGTCAATAGTATAGCAGCAAATGCTCCTTGTGCCATACCCCATTTATTAAACCCTGTAGCTACTAAGATATGTTCATTTAATCGATTCATTTTTCCAATATAAGGTATTTTATCCGGGGTGGTTAAATCTTGTGTGGACCACTGATACTGAACTTCCTTCCTTTTAAAAACATCTTTTGAAAATTTTTGTAGTTTTTGATAATGCTGCTGCATATTTTTTCCGCGTCCGGTTGTGTGATTTTCACCGACAATCAACAGGAGCTCCTCCCCGTTATTTCCACGTACAGAACGAAAAGAACGCGAAGGCGTTTCTGCATTAATATACATCCCAAGAGGCAACTTTACGTTCGTTTCAGTGAGGAGAGCATAAGAACGACTAATTTTTAATCGAGAAAAATATAATCCCTTCTCATCATTAATTGGATAATGAGTTGCTATAATTACTTTATCAGCACGAAGGATATGATCAGATTCCACAATAACCTCTTGTTTTTCTTTGTTTTTTACTTCTACAGCCCTTGTTTGTTCATAAATCTTTCCTCCCAGCCGTACAAAATCCTGAACGACTGCTTGTAAGAATTTAACTGGATGAAATTGCATTTGTCTTGGCACTGCGATAGCGGCAGTCATTTCCATGGGAAAATTCGGTATATCGAAAGAAAGATAACCTTCTATCCCTATCGTTTGATATGCTTTCATTTCATTTAGTACTTTGTGTTTTCCCTCTTGAGTAGTGGCATAAACAATTGCATCTTTTTCTTCATCATCACATTCTATCGATAAATCTTGAATGGTTTGACGAATAAACGATAAACCTTCTTCATTCGCACGATAATAAGCAGTAGCCTTTTCTTTTCCGTGAAGCTTCAAAAGAGTTTGATAGAGCAAGGCATGTTGAGAAGTAACTTTTGCGGTCGTATATGCACTCACCCCATTTGCAACACGCTCAGCTTCTAGTAGGACTACTTCTTTTCCTTTTTTGGCTAAGAGCCAGGCAGTTAAAATCCCCACCATTCCAGCCCCAATAACCGCTACTTCTGTAGAAACATCTTCTTTTAGCGAATCAAAGGAAGGATGGTTGGTGGTGTCACTCCAAAATGAAATATTTTGTTCATTGTCCATTTTCTATACCCCTTTTCTAAAGGCTAAGCATCAACTACTTCTATCCCTGCCATTTTTCCTAGGTCTTTGTATGTCTCCTTCGTTTTCTTATTATAAAAAGTGACGGCAATTTCTCCGGCAATCCCTTCCTTAATTATTTTTTCCATACCTGTTGGAATCGGTGCAACTAGTTGCCCTTGTATTTTAGTTTTAACGTTCATTTCTAACCTTGCTTCTTTATTTTCAACGGTTATGTCTAATTGATTCTCTTCTGAAGAATGAATGTCTATTCGACTATTGTTATAAGTTGCAAATCGATACTCTCTTTTATCGTAATAAAAGCTGCAAATAAGTCCCTGAAACTCTTTTCCATAAAAGGGAATATGAGCATAGGAGAAAAATAAGCTGGCAGTGGGATTTTCAAAATGATTGCTTTGAAGCCAGATATAATCTTTTGGAAAATTATTACCCCAATCTTTTTCAATATATCCCTTCCCACCGGTAAAATCTATTTTCAGACCATTTATTTCCAAGTCACCTTTTAATAAATGACTCATGCTCACTACTTCATGGTAGCATTCCATCTTTGGAATATACGAAAATGGACCCATAATGGTTGGAATATAGGGAGTTCTCTTGATAGATAGAAACTTTCCTAACTGCAAAATCCCATCAATCTTTATAGTGTCATCTTCTAAATGAACGGAAACTAAACTTTCACTAAAAAGACTATCTGCAATTTTTACCGTGAAAGGGTTATCATTCCAAATAAAAGCTTCTAGTGCATATCGGACATAACCTGTTTTTGTAATATGCTTATCATTGTTATCTAGTGTTACATAGATGTATTGAATAAAACAATGAGGATCTTTTTCATTTAGTGTTACTCCCGGAATAAGACTTAGAGCACTTTTTTCATCATAACTAACTTGTTTATAGTACCAGCCTTCAAAATAAGCACGTTTTCTCAAGTTTCCTTGAAAAGGTAAAACATTTTTCTTGGAAAAAATCATAGAAATCACCTTTTCTGTTAACGTTTTTGTTTTCTCAACTATGAAGGAATAGAAGCAGTTTTGTCAAATAATTACTTGAAATAGTATACATTTAAAAACAGCTCTGTAATTTATGGTGTTAGTGAGTTAAAGGAAAGTGTCCTGTACATAGAATTATCTATCAAGGTAAAGAGAGAATTTAAACACCCGCTTTCCTTGATAAATCGTGGTTATCAAGGAAAGAGGGTTGTAAAAAAAAAGACTTTAGCTGATAAGTTATTTTTATCAAGGAAAGTGTCCACTTTAATCGGTGTCTTTACCTGATAAAAATTAAACTTGGGACAAATTGAGCTATTCAGATAGTCTTCTCACGTCCCTTAACAAAGCAAGCAAAGCCATCTGTATCCAAAATTATAAAGTCGATAGTTTTAGGGTCACCAACTTCATTTGACAGAAAACCTAAGAAAAGCGGACAAATCCGCCTTGGCCTATGAAAAAATAGGAAATTTGACCCTGAATTGTCAGGAGACTTCACGCTTCAGCGGGTTAGTCGAATGATATGCGTTAGCGAGCAGCGAAGCGCGCAATGGGGCAAATTTATCTTTTTTTCACTAGGTCAGGACTTGGGAGCTAGACATTGATGGCTGAACTTATAATCCCCTAGTCTATAAAAAAGCCAGGACAAATCCAAAAGAATTGTCCTGGCTTTTTCGTTATTTTATTCTTTAACCTGAATGCTTTTTACATCTGTACTTTGAACTTCTATTGCGATTGAATCGCCTGCTTTCAAGAATGGCAATCGGTCATACAGGGAAACTTTTGCAGTATAAACTATTTCATTATTATTATCCAATGTGAAATAATAAGTCGTTTCGCCGTTAATTACGACCGCTTCAATCAAGGAAATCACACCCGAGACTGATTCTGTGACTACAGGCTCGCCTGAATCATCCTCATCGGTTATTATAACTGCCCCGCCGTTATATGCATTCCATGCAAGCTGCAAGGTATCACCTACTCCAACTCTTTGATAATTTAGCGCATCCACAAATGCATATAATTTAATCAAACCCGCTGAGTCTTTTAATGATAATTGATAGACCGGTTTTCCATTCATGTTAAATAACAGAGGAAAGGTACTTTGATATTCCTTTTCTTGAACAGAACCTTCTGCGCTCTCCATTGCACTCCATTCTGTAGCCGTACTAATGTTATAACGGTAAGATTCTTTTGTACGTGAGTTCACCAATAAGAAGCCAATGTTGGATTCATCTGAACTAACTGAAGTTAAACCTGTATAAAGATACAGATCATCATCCATTACCAAATAATTATAACCTTCAGCATTTTGAATTACACCGCGCTTTGTAATCACACTGTTCCAATAGCCACTTTGGAATTGACCGTTATAGTTAATTTGGGCCATTACCATATCTGCTGGAAATACACGATCCACCCAATCTGGAATATCTTCTAGATCGTATTTTATAATATCTCCCGTGGTTGCATCGACTATAAAAGCGCCGACAACATCTTTGGAACCTAAGAAGCTAAATTGGCGTTTCACAATGGGGGCAATGTAATAAGGATGCCCCTCTTCATCAACTTCAAAAGCAGGTCGTTCAAATAAAGTAGTGGGGTAACGTAAGAATATATGACGAGTAATATCATCGTTTAGCAGTCCAGAATGTGAATAACGAATCGTTTTATCCAAATCTACTAAGTCAGCTTCTCCGGTAACCATGTCCACTAACACATAATGGGGGATACCTTCACTTCGATTACTGAACCAGCGCCAAGCATTCACATATTCCAAAGGAGAGACTCTTACCGAATTCCCTTGATAGACAATTTGGGTAAATTCATTTGATACATTAAATTGTGATACTAAATCCAGTACTTCTCCAATTTTGCGACTACCCAATCTTTCTGCCATATCACGATCGATTGTCGGTATTTGACTAGGATCACTAATACTTAAATCCTCATCAAAATCCCCTTCTTGGTGAGTAATCAATGTCGCATAATCTTTAGAACGAAAAATCGGAACTCCTATAAGAAAGCCAACTAAAAGTGCAAGCAGCCCTAAACCCATCAAGGCTCCATTTATTCTCATTACCTTTACACTCGTCTTAGCATTAAGCGTATACGAGAGAAACATACTGATTCCTAAATAAACAAAGATATTTAACCAGAACTCTAAAGATTGAAATGTTAATGGCGTTAAAGAAAAATACCAATAAATAAGTAATCCAACCAATGGAATTCCATATGATAAAGCAAAATTTTTCCAGTTTTTCATTATGAAATTCACCTCTTCCTTCTTTTATTATACCATCTACATAAGAAAAAACCCGATTATCATTAAAATAATAATCAGGTTCATTTGTTCTATTGATTTCTTACAAAAATTGGTTCTGGAGCATTCTCATTTGCTTCCAATTCTGTTTCTTCATCTTGAATACCAAAACGCACTTTTATCTTATCAATGATTAATGCTACAGCATTATCTCCGGACACGTTACATGCAGTTCCAAAGCTGTCTTGCGTTAAATACAAGGCAATCATCAGGCTGGCAATCGGCCCATTAGAAACAATCCCGATAATCGGTAAGAAAGGTAACGCGCTCATTACCGCCCCACCTGGCGCTCCAGGAGCAGCAACCATACTGATACCTAAGATGAGGATAAAAGGAAGGATTTTCGTGAAGCTAAAGTCCATTCCATTCATCATCAACAAGGCCATCGAAAAAGCGGTTAAGGAAATCATACTTCCAGAAAGATGAATTGTCGAACAAAGCGGTACTACAAATTCACGAATACTTTTTGAAACACCATTTTTCTCTGCGACATCCACGTTTACGGGTATTGTGGTAGCAGAAGATTGGGTTCCCACAGCTGTCAACCATGCCGGTATTTGATTTTTCAAAAAGGTAATTGGATTTTTCTTGGTTATTGCCCCTGCCACCCCGAATTGGAAAAGTAAAACAAGAAAATGCATCGCAAAAATAATGAGGTACACTTTCCAGAAGACACTTAAAATCCGCCATACTTCGCCTGTATAGCTCATTAAAGAAAAAGTAGCAGCAATATAAAATGGGAGTAAAGGAATGATTGTTTTTTCTAAGACCATTTGAATGATTGATTGAAAACCACTAAAGAAATCACCCATCATATTACCAACACTATTATTTTTCTCTTGTCCACGTAATGTCGAGATTCCAAGTCCCATAATAAAAGCAAATACTAATGCGGAAGTCACATCCACCATCGGATCTAGTGGGATTGTAAAATAAGGTGTAATTGAAGCAGAACTTCCTTCTCCAATTGCAGCAAATGATTCATTATTTATAAAGAACGGAAATGCGATACGAGAAACAATGTAAGAAAACGTTCCTGATATCAATGTAAAGCCATATGCCAGTGCTAAGGTTAAGCCCAACAACTTGCCAGCTCCACTTTTTAGTTCGCCAATTCCAGCCGTTACAAAGGCAATGACCATTAACGGAATAATGAAAGAAATATACGCAGAGATGAAGGAACTAAATGTAACAAAAATACGAATCATACTTTCAGATGCGAATGCACCTACAAAAATACCTACAAGAATACCTACAATAAGTTTTGGTACTAAGCCAATTTTACCTTTTACCATCTTTACCTCCATTAAATTAAAAAGTGATTAAAATATGCTTTCTATCATAACTGCTTTCATTTCCTTTGTCAATTTCATTTCAAGAAGTAGATATTTTGTTTCAAAAAAACAAAAAAGATAAACTTATACTCGTTTATCTTTTCCCATTTGTGTTTGATATAAGCGTTGATACAATCCCGGTTGCTCAATTAGCTCTTCGTGTGTTCCTTGTTGTTGAATAGAACCTTCTTCCAACACAATAATTTGTTCTGCATGACGAATTGTTGATAATCGATGTGCCACCATAATCGTCGTACACGAATCCATTAATGGTACAATTTCTTTTTGAATTTCTTCTTCAGAAAGAGAATCAAGTGAAGAAGTTGCTTCGTCAAAAATCAAAATAGCTGGCTGTTTCAAGATAACCCGTGCAATCGAAACACGTTGTTTCTCTCCCCCCGACAGTTTCATCCCACGATTTCCAACAATCGTATCCAAGCCCTCAGGAAGACTCTTCAGAAAATTTGTTAAATGCGCTTTTTCTAGAGCTAGAATCAAATCTTCATCCGTTGCTTCAGGATTTGCGATTAATAAATTTTCTCGGATTGTACCGTTAAACAAATAAGTCTCTTGCGTAACTACCCCTATATTTAATCGTAAAGAAGCTAAATCATACTCCTTTATGTTCGTACCATCTATTTTAATCTGCCCAGATGTCACGTCAAATAACCGAGGAATTAAATTGGTGATGGTTGATTTTCCAGCGCCTGAAGGACCAACCAAAGCGAGTGAGGATCCCGGTGCTACATGAAAACTTAAATCATGCAATACAGCTTTCTCTTTAGAATATTGAAAATAAACTTGCTCAAATTCCATGTCGCCCTTTAACGTTTTTCTTTTTACGGCATCAGGCTCAGAAATAATTTCTGGTTTCATATCCAAATATTCAAAAATCCGATTAAATAAGGCGGTCGAGCGAACGAGGTCAACTTGTACGTTCATCAAAGAATCAATTGGAAAAATTAATCTACCTAACAAAGTAACCATAACGGTGATATCCCCAATTGTAAGACTTGATTGACGATAAATTATTAAATACCCGCCAACAACGTATAAGATGAGCGGTCCCATATTCGTAATTACTTGCATAAGACCACGAAAGCCTCTTCCAGCGACACGTTCACGGATATTCAGATTGACTAAATTTGTATTTAGTGTTTGATATTCTCTCATTTCGTTCTCTTCACGAACAAAAAGCTTCGTCAATAATTGGCCACTGACAGATAAAGATTCATTCAATAGCTGTTGCGTTTTATCAGCT
Coding sequences:
- a CDS encoding acyl-CoA thioesterase: MNLRSYKHKTQYYETDQMKIIHHSNYIRWFEEARSDFMEQIGMSYAKMEEKGFIVPVLSVSAEYKSMVRFGDTVIIDTKVVTYNGVKLALEYTIRDEETNELKTTGNSLHCFLNGDGRPVSLKRTAPEIHQLFFDSMDG
- a CDS encoding NUDIX hydrolase translates to MLDRIEEILNNYQSKPLGKQRLFSVMLPLIHRNGEWHILYEVRSNHISQPGETAFPGGAVEAGETFEEAAVRETMEELNITREHINILGEIDFIANEYTIIHCFVGQLSIPFEEIYFNEEVASLFTVPLRYFIENRPTYYTSEYYLKHEEDFPFDRIPNGKDYKFRAGKHRIPFYQLNGHSLWGFTANLTDHFIDVLEANKVEPSQR
- a CDS encoding FAD-dependent oxidoreductase, with amino-acid sequence MDNEQNISFWSDTTNHPSFDSLKEDVSTEVAVIGAGMVGILTAWLLAKKGKEVVLLEAERVANGVSAYTTAKVTSQHALLYQTLLKLHGKEKATAYYRANEEGLSFIRQTIQDLSIECDDEEKDAIVYATTQEGKHKVLNEMKAYQTIGIEGYLSFDIPNFPMEMTAAIAVPRQMQFHPVKFLQAVVQDFVRLGGKIYEQTRAVEVKNKEKQEVIVESDHILRADKVIIATHYPINDEKGLYFSRLKISRSYALLTETNVKLPLGMYINAETPSRSFRSVRGNNGEELLLIVGENHTTGRGKNMQQHYQKLQKFSKDVFKRKEVQYQWSTQDLTTPDKIPYIGKMNRLNEHILVATGFNKWGMAQGAFAAILLTQIIDKENSPYKKLFDPTRSHLNPHTVMNLIKENSLVGKEIVSGKIAPDTKGYSDIALGEGALVTIQGERRGIYKDLEGKLYEINPTCTHMGCTVNWNDAEKTWDCPCHGSRFDKEGKVLEGPAVKPLKRR
- a CDS encoding tocopherol cyclase family protein, with product MIFSKKNVLPFQGNLRKRAYFEGWYYKQVSYDEKSALSLIPGVTLNEKDPHCFIQYIYVTLDNNDKHITKTGYVRYALEAFIWNDNPFTVKIADSLFSESLVSVHLEDDTIKIDGILQLGKFLSIKRTPYIPTIMGPFSYIPKMECYHEVVSMSHLLKGDLEINGLKIDFTGGKGYIEKDWGNNFPKDYIWLQSNHFENPTASLFFSYAHIPFYGKEFQGLICSFYYDKREYRFATYNNSRIDIHSSEENQLDITVENKEARLEMNVKTKIQGQLVAPIPTGMEKIIKEGIAGEIAVTFYNKKTKETYKDLGKMAGIEVVDA
- a CDS encoding dicarboxylate/amino acid:cation symporter translates to MVKGKIGLVPKLIVGILVGIFVGAFASESMIRIFVTFSSFISAYISFIIPLMVIAFVTAGIGELKSGAGKLLGLTLALAYGFTLISGTFSYIVSRIAFPFFINNESFAAIGEGSSASITPYFTIPLDPMVDVTSALVFAFIMGLGISTLRGQEKNNSVGNMMGDFFSGFQSIIQMVLEKTIIPLLPFYIAATFSLMSYTGEVWRILSVFWKVYLIIFAMHFLVLLFQFGVAGAITKKNPITFLKNQIPAWLTAVGTQSSATTIPVNVDVAEKNGVSKSIREFVVPLCSTIHLSGSMISLTAFSMALLMMNGMDFSFTKILPFILILGISMVAAPGAPGGAVMSALPFLPIIGIVSNGPIASLMIALYLTQDSFGTACNVSGDNAVALIIDKIKVRFGIQDEETELEANENAPEPIFVRNQ
- a CDS encoding ABC transporter ATP-binding protein, which gives rise to MRFEQLSKDEVKKAPKLTRNFISRIFHYLNPYRSQYLLSLFLVVVSAILSIIPTLLTGEMIDRGIIGGNFKLLLVFAGASFGLLIVSSLVSVLSSYLSAYIGQHVSKDMSEEMYGHLQQMSHQFFTSNKQGEIQSRMMQDISGVESVITQTFTTLMSNIMTLAVAFVAMMGKDIRLAIIALVIVPLMIVPMKKAGQARWDLTMQARKEADKTQQLLNESLSVSGQLLTKLFVREENEMREYQTLNTNLVNLNIRERVAGRGFRGLMQVITNMGPLILYVVGGYLIIYRQSSLTIGDITVMVTLLGRLIFPIDSLMNVQVDLVRSTALFNRIFEYLDMKPEIISEPDAVKRKTLKGDMEFEQVYFQYSKEKAVLHDLSFHVAPGSSLALVGPSGAGKSTITNLIPRLFDVTSGQIKIDGTNIKEYDLASLRLNIGVVTQETYLFNGTIRENLLIANPEATDEDLILALEKAHLTNFLKSLPEGLDTIVGNRGMKLSGGEKQRVSIARVILKQPAILIFDEATSSLDSLSEEEIQKEIVPLMDSCTTIMVAHRLSTIRHAEQIIVLEEGSIQQQGTHEELIEQPGLYQRLYQTQMGKDKRV